The Lycium barbarum isolate Lr01 chromosome 12, ASM1917538v2, whole genome shotgun sequence genome includes a region encoding these proteins:
- the LOC132624206 gene encoding zinc finger BED domain-containing protein RICESLEEPER 1-like, with protein MADETKLSVSDSTDSIPNTDDTDSNDNSLDTQVTKKRNEMQSRSVVWDHYEKVVVQGIDRAKCKYCKKDLAAATANGTTGLRQHLGRCVAYKSLIKPPTQKNIHFPSKDKHELEEHWEFDQQLIRRALVEMIIIDELPFSFVEKEGFKKFMSQAQPLFQIPSHRTITRVCYECYNEMRQNLKKSFREAHSKVCLTTDTWTSLQKINYMCLTAHFIDRDWKLHKRNFCPVTSHKGEHMAESISKCLLHWKLVKVFTVTVDKASSNDVKVRELSKQLNM; from the coding sequence ATGGCGGATGAAACTAAATTAAGTGTTTCCGATTCAACTGATAGCATACCTAATACAGATGATACTGATAGCAATGATAACTCACTTGACACTCaggtaacaaagaaaagaaatgaaatgCAATCTAGATCTGTTGTTTGGGATCATTATGAGAAGGTCGTTGTACAGGGTATTGATAGAGCGAAGTGTAAGTATTGTAAAAAAGATCTTGCTGCTGCAACTGCAAATGGGACAACGGGATTGAGACAACATTTAGGGAGGTGTGTTGCATATAAATCCCTTATTAAACCTCCCACTCAGAAAAACATACATTTTCCATCTAAGGATAAGCATGAGCTAGAGGAGCATTGGGAATTTGATCAACAATTAATTAGGAGGGCTTTAGTTGAGATGATAATTATTGATGAACTACCATTTAGCTTTGTAGAAAAGGAAGGCTTCAAGAAGTTTATGAGTCAAGCCCAACCTCTGTTTCAAATTCCTTCCCATAGAACAATAACAAGGGTTTGTTATGAATGTTACAATGAAATGAGACAAAATTTGAAGAAGTCTTTTAGAGAAGCACATTCAAAAGTTTGCCTTACCACAGACACATGGACATCATTGcaaaaaattaattatatgtgtttgaCTGCTCACTTTATTGATAGAGATTGGAAGTTGCATAAAAGAAATTTTTGCCCTGTCACTAGTCATAAGGGTGAGCACATGGCAGAGAGTATTAGTAAGTGCTTGCTTCATTGGAAATTGGTCAAGGTATTTACTGTTACTGTTGATAAGGCTTCTTCAAACGATGTTAAAGTTAGAGAATTGTCTAAACAGTTAAATATGTGA